The nucleotide window CAAGAAGGTCATCGAGGGGCTGAGAAAGGTTGAGTACAAGTTGTTGTCAGCATTTCAGCTTATGAGGGCATACAACACTTTCATGTTCTGGTCTTCACCTGTTTTGGTTTCGGCAGCGACCTTTCTGACATGCTATCTTTTGAAAATCCCTCTTGATGCTAGCAATGTCTTCACCTTTGTGGCAACTCTACGTCTTGTGCAAGAACCAATAAGGTTAGTACCAGAAGTTATTGCAGTTGTGATACAAGCTAAGGTTGCGTTCACTCGGATATCAAAGTTCCTTGATGCACCTGAGCTAAACGGGCAAGTTAGGAAAAAATACTTTGTTGGCATTGATTACCCTATAGAGATGAATCTGTGTAGCTTCTCGTGGGACGAGAACACATCAAAACCAACTCTAAATAATATAAATCTGATTGTCAAAGGTGGAGAAAAGATTGCGATTTGTGGAGAGGTAGGATCAGGAAAGTCGACGCTTTTGGCTGCTGTACTCGGAGAGGTACCAAAAACTGAAGGCATGGTATGAATTTTTACTAACTTCATATGTTAAAGAAATAGCTGCCATATCCATGTTATGTTGACAACTGCATCATGTTTGGTTTGCAATTTATGAAAATTATGCTTGACAATATTTTCCAACATGAAGTATGTTAATGAATTCATTTTTTCGTAACAGCTTTATATAAAATTAATGATCTTTGCATAAAATTTCCAGATCCAAGTCTGCGGGAAGATAGCATATATTTCTCAGAATGCATGGATCCAATCAGGAACTGTGCGAGACAATATTCTCTTTGGATCGTCGATGGATGAGGAAAGATACCACAACACACTCATGAGGTGTTCGTTGGTCAAGGATCTTGAAATGTTGCCATATGGAGATTGCACTCAAATTGGGGAGAGAGGAGTAAATCTTAGTGGTGGTCAGAAGCAGCGCGTCCAGCTTGCTCGTGCACTATACCAAAATGCAGACATCTATCTTCTTGATGACCCTTTCAGTGCTGTTGATGCCCATACAGCCACAAGTCTTTTCAATGTAAGGATTCTATTTCTATTTCTATTTCTATTTGATCGTGAACTGTTTTACAAAGCTCTTTCTAACAGGAATATGTCATGAGTGCACTATCAGAGAAGACTGTTCTTTTGGTGACGCACCAAGTGGATTTTCTACCCATATTTGACTCCATTTTGGTACTTCTCTCCACTTCGAAGAATTAGATATTTATCTGTAattagctttatttaatttttaGTGTCATCTAAAACTATTGATGATTCTTGGCAGTTTATGTCACATGGAGAGGTTATTCGGTCTGCACCTTATCAAGACCTATTGGTAGATTGTGAAGAATTTGAAGACCTTGTAAGTGCCCATAAAGATATTATTGGAGTTTCGGATCTTAATAACAGCAAACCCACTCAAAGACCTAAGGAAGTATCAATAAAGGAGACACTTGATATTCATCGAAGTAGATATACAGAGTCTGGGAAGCTATCGCCGGCAGATCAACTGATCAAGAAAGAGGAAAGAGAAACAGGGGATGCAGGTGTTAAGCCTTATATGCTTTACCTGCGCCAGAACAAAGGCCTCCTGTATTTCTCGTTGTCAATGATTTCCCACACATTTTTTGTAGCTGGGCAAATATTACAGAATTGGTGGATGGCTGCTAATGTTCAGAATCCTCATGTTAGTGCGCTGAAGTTAATTTCCGTGTACATTATTACCGGAGTTTGCACAATGTTCTTCTTGCTATCAAGATATTTGCTGGTCGTGGTTCTTGGGATCCAGACATCAAGATCCATATTTTCCCAGTTGCTCAATTCATTGTTCCATGCACCAATGTCCTTTTTTGACTCTACTCCTCTAGGAAGGGTTCTTAGCCGGGTAAGAATTCTCAATGAATGGAAAATACATTAAATTTCAGTTACGTGTTACACCAGAGATATTTCTTACGATAGATTAACTCCTTCTCTTTTTCTTCTACTACAGGTCTCTTCAGATTTGAGTATCATTGACCTTGATTTTCCATTTGCCTTTGCGCTTAGCCTTGGTGGCAGCCTAATTGCATATAGCAATCTAGGGGTATTGGTTGTTATTATGTGGCAAGTTCTGTTCATAGCCGTACCAATGATAGTTTTGGCAATTTGGTTGCAGGTAATCGATATGACTTTTTTTCTTTGTGGGTAAGGCTCATGTGTAAGATTATTCGATTTCAATCACCAATTGATGTTCTGTGCTGCTATTTTAGTCCGTGAGTGAATGAGCCTACAGTTTTGCATTAAGTGTTCTCATTAACCGAAACTTGTTATGTTTGGTCATGCAGAGGTACTATCTTGCCTCGGCCAAGGAATTGATGCGGATCAATGGTACTACCAAGTCTGCTCTAGCAAATCACTTGGGTGAATCGATTTCAGGGGCTATAACAATCAGGGCCTTTGAGGAAGAAGATCGTTTCTTTGCTAAAAATTTGGATCTTGTTGACATGAATGCTAGTCCATATTTCTATAATTTTGCAGCAACTGAATGGTTGATTCAACGTCTGGAGATAATGAGCGCCGCAGTTCTTTCTTTTTCTGCCTTTGTCATGGCCCTTCTTCCTCAAGGAACCTTTAGCCCCGGTAAGCAATTATATGAACACCATGGTGATTGAAATATTTGGACAAAATTGAGTAGCCAGCTCATTCTATGGCCATTGTTGCTTGTATCTGATTTGCAAATTAAGGTGTTAGATCTTAGATGCACTGACACGTAAATGTTGGTACCTTTTCATTGACTCCTCCACTCGTAAATAGATGTCGTTTCACACATGACATGGGTTCTGGCAAACTTATTTGAACCGTACTTTTTATATGTATATGTTTGTAGAAAACTAGAAGAGAGTTATAGTATGgaaataatattgatgaaaaatCTAATGATAGTATTTTGACCTACGAGTGCAAATACTTTTTACTTATATAATACttcctctgtcccaaaataagtaccactgatttagtacaaagttgtactaagtTATAAATTTTCGACTGAATATGTTCTATAACGCCTTGTATATATGAACTGAGGTAATAATGTTTATTGTTCCAAGAAAAATACATTTGCTGCATTCTGCCAGGCAAAATAAGGTGAATATAAAACACCATATGTTCTCAAGCTACCACTTGTTCTGATGATTTTATGTATATGCTTGTATCTTTTATGAAGATGCAGTTTTAGTCCTAATGCTCATGTGTCGAAATTAACTAAATAAAGTATTTGATACTATCATAGTAGAATTAATTCCAAGGGCATTAATATTACAAATAGTAGAACTAATTCCTCGCTTTGGTACCTTCACAGGTTTTGTGGGAATGGCATTGTCCTATGGTCTTTCCTTAAACATTA belongs to Triticum urartu cultivar G1812 chromosome 7, Tu2.1, whole genome shotgun sequence and includes:
- the LOC125522296 gene encoding ABC transporter C family member 10-like, which gives rise to MGSLTDEEVADSESQVTPFAKAGVFSKMSFWWLNPLMKMGYKKPLEDKDMPLLGATDRACNQYSMFMEKLNGKKQSSSHATPSFFWTIVSCHRRAILVSGFFALLRVLAVSTGPIILKAFINVSLGKGTFKHEGYVLAALLFICKCCESLSQRQWYFRTRRLGLQVRSLLSAAIYKKQQKLSNAAKVKHSSGNIINYVTVDAYRIGESPYWFHQTWTTSVQLCIALAILYNAVGAAMISSLVVIILTVLCNVPLARLQHKCKTKLMEAQDVRLKAMSESLVHMKILKLYAWEVHFKKVIEGLRKVEYKLLSAFQLMRAYNTFMFWSSPVLVSAATFLTCYLLKIPLDASNVFTFVATLRLVQEPIRLVPEVIAVVIQAKVAFTRISKFLDAPELNGQVRKKYFVGIDYPIEMNLCSFSWDENTSKPTLNNINLIVKGGEKIAICGEVGSGKSTLLAAVLGEVPKTEGMIQVCGKIAYISQNAWIQSGTVRDNILFGSSMDEERYHNTLMRCSLVKDLEMLPYGDCTQIGERGVNLSGGQKQRVQLARALYQNADIYLLDDPFSAVDAHTATSLFNEYVMSALSEKTVLLVTHQVDFLPIFDSILFMSHGEVIRSAPYQDLLVDCEEFEDLVSAHKDIIGVSDLNNSKPTQRPKEVSIKETLDIHRSRYTESGKLSPADQLIKKEERETGDAGVKPYMLYLRQNKGLLYFSLSMISHTFFVAGQILQNWWMAANVQNPHVSALKLISVYIITGVCTMFFLLSRYLLVVVLGIQTSRSIFSQLLNSLFHAPMSFFDSTPLGRVLSRVSSDLSIIDLDFPFAFALSLGGSLIAYSNLGVLVVIMWQVLFIAVPMIVLAIWLQRYYLASAKELMRINGTTKSALANHLGESISGAITIRAFEEEDRFFAKNLDLVDMNASPYFYNFAATEWLIQRLEIMSAAVLSFSAFVMALLPQGTFSPGFVGMALSYGLSLNIMFVASVQFQCNLGNQIISVERVNQYMDIQSEATEVVEENRPLPDWPQNGNVEIRDLKIRYRIDLPLVLHGITCKFEGGDKIGIVGRTGSGKTTLIGALFRLVEPAEGKVIIDSVDITMIGLHDLRSRLGIIPQDPTLFQGTIRYNLDPLGQFLDEQIWEVLDKCQLLEAVREKEHGLDSHVVQDGSNWSMGQRQLFCLGRALLRRCRILVLDEATASIDNATDAILQKTIRTEFKYSTVITVAHRIPTVMDCDMVLAMSDGKAVEYDKPTKLMETEGSLFCKLVEEYRSHTSNTDI